The following proteins come from a genomic window of Mucinivorans hirudinis:
- a CDS encoding Collagenase precursor: protein MIEIMSPVGSWESLAAALQGGAGSVYFGVQGLNMRSASSVNFSLDDLAEIVSRCREAGVKSYLTLNTVLYDDDLQYMRSVMERAKQERVTAVIVSDQAALNYAWELGLEIHLSTQLNISNIESVKFYSAFADVVVLARELNLHQVRSIYDQIRERNIRGPKGEYLRIEMFVHGALCMAVSGKCYLSLHEAWKSANRGSCRQICRRAYNVKDIETGAELVVDNKYIMSPKDLCTIDFLDKVLDAGVEVLKIEGRARGGDYVRTVTECYRKAADAYQKGSYTLDFALELKERLRRVFNRDFWGGYYLGHSLGEWSRAYGSSATRKKVYVGKVTNYFSNIGIAEVTVEASDLPAGSECLILGATTGAIEFIADEIRVDLKAVQATFQGERCSIATPELVRRGDKLYKMVRS from the coding sequence ATGATAGAGATTATGTCGCCCGTGGGCTCGTGGGAGTCGCTTGCGGCTGCGCTGCAAGGCGGAGCGGGGTCGGTCTACTTCGGGGTGCAGGGGTTAAATATGCGTTCGGCTTCGTCGGTCAATTTTTCGTTGGATGACCTCGCCGAGATTGTGAGTCGTTGTCGCGAGGCGGGCGTGAAGAGTTACTTAACTCTCAATACCGTCCTTTACGATGACGATTTGCAGTATATGCGCTCGGTTATGGAACGTGCCAAGCAAGAGCGGGTTACTGCTGTGATAGTCTCAGACCAAGCGGCTCTCAACTATGCTTGGGAACTGGGTTTGGAGATTCATCTGTCCACACAACTCAACATTTCAAATATTGAGTCAGTAAAGTTTTATTCGGCATTTGCAGATGTTGTTGTTCTTGCTCGCGAGCTCAATTTGCATCAGGTCAGGAGTATATATGATCAAATCAGAGAGAGAAATATTCGTGGTCCAAAGGGAGAGTACCTTCGCATAGAGATGTTTGTGCACGGTGCGTTGTGTATGGCTGTCTCAGGGAAATGTTATTTGAGTTTGCACGAGGCGTGGAAGTCGGCTAATCGTGGCTCGTGCCGTCAGATTTGCCGCAGGGCGTATAATGTAAAAGATATTGAGACGGGGGCAGAGTTAGTTGTTGATAATAAGTATATTATGTCGCCAAAAGACCTCTGCACGATTGATTTTCTGGATAAGGTGTTGGATGCTGGGGTAGAGGTTCTGAAAATCGAAGGGCGTGCCCGCGGAGGAGATTATGTGCGCACGGTTACGGAATGTTACAGAAAAGCGGCAGATGCCTATCAGAAAGGTAGTTATACGCTTGATTTTGCCTTAGAACTGAAGGAGCGCCTTCGCAGAGTTTTCAATCGGGATTTCTGGGGTGGCTACTATTTGGGACATTCCCTTGGCGAGTGGAGCAGGGCTTACGGTTCGTCGGCAACGCGCAAGAAGGTCTATGTGGGTAAGGTGACCAACTATTTTTCTAATATCGGAATTGCAGAGGTTACGGTCGAGGCGAGCGATTTGCCGGCGGGGAGCGAGTGCCTGATTCTTGGAGCTACCACGGGAGCTATTGAGTTTATTGCCGACGAGATACGCGTGGACTTGAAAGCAGTTCAAGCTACATTTCAGGGTGAAAGATGCTCTATTGCAACGCCCGAGCTTGTCAGGAGGGGCGATAAACTATACAAGATGGTGCGTAGTTAG
- a CDS encoding Putative membrane bound regulatory protein: MKRKKIVANIKRNTPKLLLITVVLFALAIYRNSLFGDVLRRDNAVLLENLQEVADKFYGERVVLKERDNVLFEVNNSSGGVVGKVAWSYEFAKESKGYAGATPIAIFMDEGGLVQGVALLRNNETKKFVSRITARGFFESWNGQKISDIKEQPQAISGATLTTNSVIANFQQTQAYLTKTEHKTPLDLYNLLGQLAVLGVLILSLVVCFLPARTRWLRIPVLLLSVGVLGVWQGAFVSVELIYKWFVYGTSFTERFGLIIVVVTAFVVPFIFGRAQYCTYLCPFGAAQELVGMLNKRKLAIPVLVLKIFRYVRWGVLVVLTAVVALNPFFELSEVEPFTIFLINSAATSVVVIAAVSIVASIFFQRPWCRLLCPTGELLRN; the protein is encoded by the coding sequence ATGAAACGAAAAAAAATAGTTGCAAACATTAAGAGAAATACGCCAAAACTACTGTTAATCACAGTAGTTTTGTTTGCGTTGGCAATATATCGTAACTCGTTATTTGGCGATGTTTTGCGCAGGGATAATGCGGTTTTATTAGAAAATTTGCAGGAAGTTGCCGATAAATTCTATGGGGAGAGGGTTGTGTTGAAGGAGCGGGATAATGTTCTCTTTGAGGTAAATAACAGCAGTGGTGGAGTGGTTGGCAAGGTGGCGTGGAGCTACGAATTTGCAAAGGAGAGCAAGGGTTATGCCGGGGCAACGCCTATTGCGATTTTTATGGACGAGGGTGGGCTTGTGCAAGGGGTTGCTCTGCTACGAAACAACGAGACAAAGAAGTTTGTGAGCAGAATCACGGCACGTGGTTTTTTTGAGAGCTGGAATGGGCAGAAAATAAGCGATATAAAGGAACAGCCGCAGGCTATTTCCGGAGCTACACTTACAACTAATTCGGTGATAGCTAATTTCCAACAGACACAGGCGTATCTTACAAAAACAGAGCACAAAACACCGTTAGACCTATATAACCTGCTCGGGCAGTTGGCTGTGTTGGGCGTGTTGATTCTCTCGCTGGTGGTCTGTTTTTTGCCGGCGCGCACGCGGTGGTTGAGGATTCCTGTTTTGTTGTTGTCTGTTGGGGTGCTCGGGGTGTGGCAGGGGGCGTTTGTCTCGGTCGAGCTTATCTATAAATGGTTTGTCTACGGCACATCCTTCACCGAGCGTTTCGGACTTATAATTGTGGTTGTTACCGCTTTTGTTGTTCCGTTTATATTCGGCAGGGCGCAATATTGCACCTACCTCTGCCCCTTTGGTGCGGCGCAGGAACTTGTGGGGATGCTCAACAAGAGGAAGTTGGCGATTCCTGTTTTAGTGCTCAAGATTTTTAGATATGTTCGGTGGGGTGTGCTTGTGGTTTTGACGGCTGTCGTTGCTCTGAATCCGTTCTTTGAACTGTCCGAGGTTGAGCCTTTTACGATATTCTTAATAAACTCTGCCGCAACCTCCGTGGTGGTGATTGCGGCAGTGAGTATTGTTGCGTCTATATTTTTTCAGCGTCCGTGGTGTCGTCTGCTCTGTCCCACGGGTGAGCTTCTTAGAAATTGA
- a CDS encoding Electron transport complex protein RnfA: MEYFIIIISAIFVNNIILAQFLGICPFLGVSSKVSTSLGMGGAVTFVMTIASIVAYLLQYYVLVPFGIGYMQTIVFILVIASLVQMVEIILKKVSPALYSALGVFLPLITTNCAVLGVAILLVQKELNLAESVVFAVANAIGFTLALVLFAGLREKLDITELPKAMRGVPIALVVAGILAMAFMGFSGLV; the protein is encoded by the coding sequence ATGGAATACTTCATAATAATAATAAGTGCGATATTTGTTAATAACATTATTCTTGCACAGTTTTTGGGCATTTGTCCGTTCTTGGGGGTATCGTCAAAGGTTAGCACCTCGCTCGGTATGGGCGGTGCAGTGACTTTCGTAATGACTATAGCCTCTATTGTGGCTTATCTGCTTCAATATTATGTGCTTGTGCCTTTCGGTATAGGCTATATGCAGACCATTGTTTTTATCTTGGTCATAGCCTCGTTGGTGCAAATGGTAGAAATCATTCTCAAAAAAGTTTCACCCGCTCTCTATTCGGCACTTGGGGTATTTCTGCCGCTTATTACGACAAATTGCGCCGTGCTTGGCGTGGCGATATTGTTGGTTCAGAAGGAGTTAAATCTTGCTGAAAGTGTTGTTTTTGCAGTTGCCAATGCCATAGGGTTTACCCTTGCATTGGTGCTTTTTGCTGGTCTTCGCGAGAAGTTGGATATCACGGAGTTGCCCAAGGCGATGAGGGGAGTGCCTATTGCGTTAGTGGTTGCCGGTATCCTCGCAATGGCGTTTATGGGTTTTTCGGGACTCGTTTAA
- a CDS encoding Ribose 5-phosphate isomerase B, producing MISYKIAVASDHAGYALKEFVIGVLLANGHAVEDCGCYSAESVDYPDFAHKLAREIEEGRAEWGVALCGSANGISMALNKHAKIRAAICWKQEIAELARAHNDANVCSLPARFLTEIEATEIVEAFFATPFQGGRHAARVAKIL from the coding sequence ATGATAAGTTATAAAATTGCTGTGGCGAGCGACCACGCGGGATATGCGCTCAAAGAGTTTGTGATTGGTGTGTTGCTTGCCAATGGGCACGCGGTGGAGGATTGCGGTTGTTACTCTGCGGAAAGTGTTGATTATCCTGACTTTGCCCATAAGCTCGCGCGCGAGATAGAGGAGGGTAGGGCAGAGTGGGGCGTGGCGTTGTGTGGCTCGGCAAATGGTATTTCTATGGCACTCAACAAGCACGCAAAAATCAGAGCTGCAATATGTTGGAAGCAAGAGATTGCCGAGTTGGCGCGTGCCCATAACGATGCGAATGTATGCTCACTGCCGGCGCGTTTTCTGACTGAGATAGAGGCGACTGAAATTGTGGAGGCGTTTTTTGCGACACCTTTTCAGGGGGGTAGGCACGCGGCGAGGGTAGCGAAGATATTGTGA
- a CDS encoding putative L-2,4-diaminobutyrate decarboxylase, producing the protein MKTTTDKVWHSGKDEPADAKWAKFRELMTAEFPSPYRDENDPLAKGIAEAIKLVDNLKQEPGGPAYLGKNSKLEYTYPEVKNVAIPQNHSELDKVIGECVKLFEGMPNVNSPLTMANVWPQPNTASIIASILPLMFMPNIIEGEFAWNVHKAELESAGMLGNLFGWNPKNTGCVYTYGGSGCWFYGVKYALTRVLPDSREKGVRTDAKVLVSTQSHYCRANATDWSGLGMDNIVQIPTDPQTNQMDVALLEAKVKELVEAGTPIASVVCTMGTTDASVFDPIAHVREILDKYPNPKGYGKALLYADAVAGWSWMVFRYYDFENNPLGFSPEVIEILKQNLDIIKGIEYADAIGVDFHKFGFAPYTSSCFVYRDSAEFESIMRRGSYAYLQEVTPYNPMYYTLEVSRSGAGSLAGWATLKYLGLEGLQAILGGILEVRYYFQNLIEKHKNFVCADPDNTGFITLFRVYADGVNGDDQYRKEIEDPAHRAELIRNNELTAAIGEKLFEWYLNGHKVNGKFTPHMAYSTGFRTTSYNGDGTDSQAVVYALKTYPMNVFVTPEVMQHVVDCVVAARDEVMKTL; encoded by the coding sequence ATGAAAACAACAACCGACAAAGTTTGGCACAGCGGCAAGGATGAACCCGCAGATGCAAAATGGGCAAAGTTCCGAGAACTGATGACCGCCGAGTTTCCCTCACCATATCGTGACGAAAACGACCCTTTAGCAAAGGGTATAGCCGAGGCAATCAAACTCGTAGACAACCTCAAACAGGAGCCGGGCGGTCCTGCCTACCTTGGCAAGAATTCTAAATTAGAGTACACCTATCCCGAGGTTAAGAATGTCGCAATTCCCCAAAATCACTCTGAGCTGGACAAGGTCATTGGTGAATGTGTGAAACTCTTCGAGGGTATGCCCAACGTAAACAGCCCGCTGACAATGGCAAATGTGTGGCCTCAACCCAATACGGCAAGTATCATAGCCTCAATCCTTCCGCTGATGTTTATGCCAAACATCATCGAGGGCGAATTTGCGTGGAACGTTCACAAAGCGGAATTGGAATCGGCAGGTATGCTTGGAAACCTCTTTGGTTGGAATCCCAAAAACACGGGCTGTGTCTACACTTACGGAGGGAGCGGTTGTTGGTTTTATGGTGTGAAATACGCTCTGACACGAGTTCTGCCCGATTCACGCGAAAAGGGCGTGCGCACCGATGCCAAAGTGCTGGTTTCTACACAATCACACTACTGTAGGGCTAATGCTACCGACTGGTCGGGCTTGGGTATGGACAACATCGTTCAGATACCCACTGACCCGCAAACAAACCAAATGGATGTAGCCCTGCTGGAGGCTAAGGTGAAGGAGTTGGTTGAGGCAGGCACGCCTATCGCCTCTGTGGTCTGCACAATGGGCACAACCGATGCAAGCGTCTTCGACCCTATTGCCCACGTAAGAGAGATTCTCGACAAATACCCCAACCCAAAGGGTTACGGCAAGGCACTCCTATATGCCGATGCAGTGGCAGGTTGGTCGTGGATGGTGTTCCGCTACTATGATTTCGAGAATAATCCGCTCGGCTTTTCGCCCGAGGTTATAGAAATTCTCAAACAGAACCTCGATATAATTAAGGGTATCGAGTATGCCGATGCCATCGGTGTGGATTTCCATAAGTTCGGTTTTGCGCCCTACACTTCCAGTTGCTTTGTCTACCGCGACTCAGCCGAGTTTGAATCCATAATGCGCCGTGGCTCGTATGCCTACCTACAGGAGGTGACACCATATAATCCAATGTACTATACGCTGGAGGTTTCGCGTAGCGGCGCCGGCTCGCTGGCTGGGTGGGCAACTCTTAAATACCTGGGATTGGAGGGTTTGCAGGCAATTTTGGGTGGCATCCTCGAAGTACGATACTACTTCCAAAACCTTATCGAGAAGCACAAAAACTTTGTCTGTGCAGACCCCGACAATACAGGATTTATCACCCTCTTCCGCGTCTACGCAGACGGCGTAAATGGTGACGACCAATATCGCAAAGAGATTGAAGACCCCGCACACCGTGCAGAGCTTATCCGAAACAACGAACTTACGGCAGCCATCGGCGAGAAACTATTCGAGTGGTACTTGAACGGACACAAGGTGAACGGCAAATTCACTCCCCATATGGCATACAGCACAGGTTTCCGCACAACGTCATACAATGGCGACGGCACAGACAGCCAAGCGGTTGTATATGCCCTGAAGACCTATCCGATGAATGTCTTTGTAACGCCCGAAGTTATGCAGCACGTTGTGGATTGCGTAGTTGCTGCACGGGACGAGGTGATGAAAACATTGTAA
- a CDS encoding Electron transport complex protein RnfE, with product MNRWNNFTKGLIKENPVFVLLLGMCPTLGTTTSAINGLGMGAATMFVLIMSNIVVSLVKNVIPAKVRIPSFIVIIASFVTVVQLLMEAYLPNIYSTLGVFIPLIVVNCIILGRAEAFASKNNVLSSAVDGLGIGLGFTLSLTLLGAVREVLGSGAIFGTKLIEGDGMLIFVLAPGAFIALGYLLVIFNKLTAKLR from the coding sequence ATGAATCGGTGGAATAACTTTACGAAGGGGCTTATCAAGGAGAACCCTGTTTTTGTATTGCTGCTGGGTATGTGCCCCACGTTGGGAACCACAACATCGGCAATCAATGGACTTGGAATGGGTGCTGCAACTATGTTTGTGCTTATTATGAGTAATATTGTGGTCTCTTTGGTGAAGAATGTCATACCTGCCAAGGTGCGTATACCCTCCTTCATCGTCATTATAGCATCCTTTGTGACGGTTGTGCAACTTTTGATGGAGGCATATTTGCCCAATATTTACTCTACTTTGGGCGTATTTATCCCTTTGATTGTGGTGAACTGCATTATTTTGGGGCGTGCGGAGGCGTTTGCAAGCAAGAACAATGTGTTGAGTTCGGCGGTGGACGGCTTGGGAATTGGGCTTGGCTTTACCTTATCCTTGACACTGCTTGGTGCTGTACGCGAGGTGCTTGGCAGTGGTGCTATATTTGGTACAAAGCTCATCGAGGGGGACGGGATGTTGATATTTGTGTTGGCTCCGGGTGCGTTCATTGCCCTGGGTTATCTGCTTGTGATTTTTAATAAGCTTACTGCCAAATTGAGATAG
- a CDS encoding putative glutamate/gamma-aminobutyrate antiporter, with translation MENNNKPKSAVVASLSTIAMAIMIITTIISLRGLPSQAEFGLTSIFYYVFAAIFFLIPFALVCAELASTWTKSGGLFRWVSEAFGPKWGLAAMYLEWQTVVIWFPSVLMFASVALAYTFWPVSFDAWLAGNKIFTVCILLGVYWFSTFNTFRGIKSANKISTLGGLFGTIIPAAILILLGIIYLAMGKEIFLPLDKPFFPDLTNFNTLVLAAGIFLFYGGMEMQAVHVNQMGNPAKQFPKAVFIAVVAILAIFILATLTIGIVIPEKDINLLQTLLIAYNDLWATVGLPWLGNVMALFITFGVIGQVSVIIAGPSTGLLAVGKAGFLPTALQKTNKNGIQTPILYIQAAFVTVLTLVLVVLPSVQSAYQILSQMATITYLIMVLIIYGAFIWLRHTQPNKARGFKIPGGKPFAGIVTIIGFAGALLALVLSFIPPSQITTGSPAVYVGILILGTLIFVAVPFIIYAKKKASWKDAKTDFEPFDWQIEGRQPSQISKQK, from the coding sequence ATGGAAAATAATAACAAACCCAAAAGTGCCGTAGTTGCCTCACTATCAACTATCGCTATGGCGATTATGATTATTACCACAATCATCTCGCTACGCGGACTCCCCTCGCAAGCCGAATTTGGACTCACCTCCATCTTCTACTATGTCTTTGCCGCAATATTCTTCTTGATTCCCTTTGCGTTGGTCTGTGCCGAGCTGGCATCTACTTGGACAAAGAGTGGCGGTCTCTTCCGCTGGGTGTCAGAGGCTTTTGGACCCAAGTGGGGACTGGCTGCAATGTACCTAGAGTGGCAAACCGTGGTCATATGGTTTCCTTCGGTGCTGATGTTCGCATCCGTTGCTCTGGCATACACCTTTTGGCCCGTCTCATTTGACGCTTGGCTTGCCGGCAACAAAATATTCACCGTCTGCATCTTACTGGGGGTATACTGGTTCTCGACCTTTAACACCTTCCGCGGTATAAAATCTGCCAACAAAATCTCGACCCTCGGCGGTCTCTTCGGCACAATTATTCCCGCCGCTATCCTCATCCTGCTTGGAATCATATACTTGGCTATGGGCAAAGAGATTTTCTTACCCTTGGACAAACCATTCTTCCCCGACCTCACCAACTTCAACACGCTGGTTCTGGCAGCCGGCATATTTCTCTTCTACGGAGGTATGGAGATGCAGGCAGTTCACGTAAATCAGATGGGAAACCCCGCTAAACAGTTCCCAAAGGCTGTATTTATCGCCGTCGTTGCCATCCTTGCCATCTTTATTTTGGCAACATTGACTATTGGTATCGTCATTCCCGAAAAGGATATCAACCTGCTTCAAACACTGTTGATTGCCTATAACGATTTGTGGGCTACAGTGGGGCTTCCTTGGTTGGGTAATGTGATGGCACTCTTTATCACCTTTGGGGTGATTGGTCAGGTGAGTGTGATTATCGCAGGTCCTTCGACCGGTCTGTTGGCTGTGGGCAAAGCTGGCTTCTTGCCGACAGCTCTGCAAAAAACCAACAAGAACGGCATACAAACTCCGATTCTCTACATTCAAGCAGCCTTTGTGACCGTTCTCACCTTGGTTTTGGTGGTACTTCCCTCGGTTCAGTCGGCATACCAGATTCTCAGCCAAATGGCAACAATCACCTACCTCATAATGGTTCTTATCATCTACGGAGCATTTATTTGGCTTCGCCACACTCAGCCCAACAAGGCACGCGGTTTCAAAATCCCCGGTGGCAAACCATTCGCTGGGATAGTAACCATCATTGGCTTTGCCGGTGCGCTCTTGGCTCTGGTGTTGAGCTTCATTCCTCCTTCACAAATTACAACAGGATCGCCCGCGGTTTATGTAGGAATTTTGATACTCGGAACTTTAATTTTCGTTGCTGTGCCATTTATCATTTACGCCAAGAAAAAGGCTTCGTGGAAGGATGCAAAGACCGACTTCGAACCATTTGATTGGCAAATCGAAGGTCGCCAACCTTCACAAATATCTAAACAAAAATGA
- a CDS encoding Acyl-phosphate:glycerol-3-phosphate O-acyltransferase PlsY — MEVVIIVSLIVTAYLLGSIPSAVWIGKRFYGVDVREHGSKNAGATNVLRVLGRRAAVPVFAIDAAKGYAAVMLSFLSPLTPYGEPFFNLRIALIVVAVAGHIFPIFAGFRGGKGVATISGCLIAMSPVPLLCSFAAFAIVFLITHYVSLGSIVAALLFPLFTFVKFYLFEREVSPTMMIFSVIVAAVLIFMHRKNFRRLKEGTESKTYLFKKR, encoded by the coding sequence ATGGAAGTCGTCATAATAGTATCACTTATTGTTACAGCATATCTTTTGGGGTCTATTCCGAGCGCGGTTTGGATTGGTAAGCGATTCTACGGAGTTGATGTTCGCGAGCATGGTAGCAAAAATGCGGGGGCAACCAATGTCCTTCGTGTGCTTGGGCGCAGGGCTGCCGTACCCGTATTTGCCATTGATGCTGCTAAGGGGTACGCAGCGGTGATGCTCAGTTTTTTATCTCCTCTCACGCCCTATGGCGAGCCATTCTTTAATCTGAGAATCGCGCTGATTGTGGTGGCTGTTGCCGGGCACATCTTTCCTATTTTTGCAGGCTTTCGCGGGGGCAAGGGTGTGGCTACCATCTCGGGTTGTCTGATTGCTATGTCGCCTGTTCCGCTTTTGTGCAGTTTTGCGGCATTTGCGATAGTCTTCCTTATAACTCATTATGTTTCACTTGGCTCGATAGTTGCCGCTCTCTTGTTTCCGCTCTTCACTTTTGTGAAATTTTATCTCTTTGAAAGGGAGGTATCGCCTACGATGATGATTTTTTCGGTCATTGTTGCGGCGGTGTTGATTTTTATGCACCGCAAGAATTTCCGCAGGCTCAAAGAGGGGACAGAGAGCAAGACCTATCTTTTCAAAAAGAGGTGA
- a CDS encoding Phosphatidylserine decarboxylase, which translates to MTNKQKTINTMKTNATYHPVVNELLGLIEKHNWQEKFEKAFKKTQTYNIEQLSDIKTLEDFYKWINDLLYWTPTENAPGRVVYEHVCKFYFLFDQSPVLELQNKVVPHDKMPELTPLSKWMVDYVNALGEFMDTPESLTPESEKSFYDCTIYNMSEAARPRGGWKSYNQLFGRYLKPGRRPIAAIEDSKVIVQPADSTFAGQWEIREDSHVNIKGLEWRIMELLEGSPYKDRFVGGYFTHSFLNTFDYHRQHAPVAGRVVEARVIQGTVYLEVNAVAATDDPNAPKKLKMSRKFDAPDSAGYEFMQTRGLIVLDSPIGLVAILPMGMAQVSSVIVTAEVGQTLRKGEEISYFQFGGSDIVMVFEAASNVSFTAQPGVHYRYGTKVADAYPVIAK; encoded by the coding sequence GTGACTAATAAACAAAAAACCATAAACACTATGAAAACAAATGCAACCTACCACCCAGTGGTAAACGAGCTTTTAGGGCTCATCGAAAAACACAACTGGCAAGAGAAATTCGAGAAGGCATTCAAGAAAACTCAAACCTACAATATTGAGCAGCTATCTGATATTAAGACGCTTGAGGATTTCTATAAGTGGATTAACGACCTGCTGTACTGGACTCCGACAGAGAACGCTCCGGGCAGGGTGGTATACGAACACGTTTGTAAGTTCTACTTCTTGTTCGACCAATCGCCAGTTTTGGAGCTTCAAAACAAAGTCGTTCCTCACGACAAGATGCCCGAATTGACTCCGCTCTCAAAATGGATGGTCGATTACGTAAATGCTTTAGGCGAATTTATGGATACACCCGAGTCGCTGACTCCCGAATCCGAAAAGAGTTTTTATGACTGCACAATCTACAATATGAGCGAGGCAGCGCGTCCACGTGGCGGTTGGAAGTCTTATAATCAACTCTTTGGACGCTACCTCAAGCCGGGTCGTCGCCCCATTGCAGCCATCGAAGACTCCAAAGTCATCGTTCAGCCTGCCGACTCTACCTTTGCCGGTCAGTGGGAGATTCGCGAGGATTCTCACGTGAACATCAAGGGTTTGGAGTGGCGCATTATGGAGCTATTGGAAGGCAGCCCCTATAAAGACCGTTTCGTGGGCGGATACTTCACCCACTCATTCCTCAATACCTTTGACTATCACCGCCAACACGCACCCGTAGCCGGTCGTGTAGTAGAGGCTCGTGTAATCCAAGGCACCGTATATCTCGAAGTTAATGCCGTGGCGGCAACTGACGACCCCAATGCCCCAAAGAAGCTCAAAATGTCGCGCAAGTTCGATGCTCCCGACTCGGCAGGCTACGAATTTATGCAAACTCGCGGTCTGATAGTCCTCGACTCCCCAATCGGTCTGGTTGCAATCCTTCCTATGGGTATGGCTCAGGTTTCCTCGGTAATCGTTACCGCCGAGGTGGGTCAGACACTTCGCAAGGGCGAGGAAATTTCATACTTCCAATTCGGCGGCTCTGACATAGTTATGGTTTTCGAGGCGGCAAGCAACGTATCTTTCACCGCTCAACCCGGCGTTCACTACCGTTATGGCACGAAAGTTGCGGATGCCTATCCCGTAATTGCTAAATAA
- a CDS encoding Dephospho-CoA kinase encodes MIRVGLTGGIGSGKTTVSAVFEKLGIAVYNSDFRARGVMSNQVIVSAIRDCFGDVYRQGVLDRKRLGEIVFADSEKLRLLNSIVHPAVAEDFMEWSEQQSSPYVIIESAILFESGFNCLTDKIIVVDAPLEIRIARVLSRDALTRKEAEQRIKAQMGDKERLQGADYVIVADGDRLLLPQITDIDASLKNIKTM; translated from the coding sequence ATGATACGCGTAGGCTTGACGGGAGGAATAGGAAGCGGCAAAACTACCGTTTCCGCAGTTTTTGAAAAACTTGGCATTGCCGTCTATAACTCAGATTTCAGAGCTAGGGGTGTTATGTCTAATCAGGTTATTGTAAGTGCAATAAGAGATTGTTTTGGAGATGTATATAGGCAGGGTGTTTTGGATAGAAAACGACTTGGTGAGATAGTTTTTGCCGACAGCGAGAAGTTACGTTTGCTCAACTCTATTGTTCACCCCGCTGTTGCGGAGGATTTTATGGAGTGGTCGGAGCAACAAAGTTCGCCTTACGTAATAATTGAGAGTGCGATTTTGTTCGAGAGTGGGTTTAATTGTCTCACCGATAAAATAATTGTTGTGGATGCGCCGTTAGAGATACGCATTGCCAGGGTGCTGAGCCGAGACGCATTGACACGCAAAGAGGCGGAGCAGAGAATCAAAGCGCAGATGGGTGACAAGGAACGTTTGCAAGGGGCTGATTATGTAATTGTTGCAGATGGGGATAGATTGCTGTTGCCCCAAATTACTGATATTGATGCTTCGTTGAAAAATATCAAAACAATGTGA